In Alteromonas naphthalenivorans, one DNA window encodes the following:
- a CDS encoding adenylate/guanylate cyclase domain-containing protein gives MTSTDWLLLSVLFLVFAYSVVVTAVLVKYRRHRLNRLIYRQRRKAKLKSDSSAEQHNQHVADEALRLSQAFQKFVPQQFIDHITKTGSGHIELGYADEQDVAILFCDIRGFTGLSEKMRPQELMGFLNSYFLRMNKPIHENGGFIDKFIGDAMMALFDHPGGTPQDKAIDAINAAMELRKTLDFYNIRRKRKGFVPINVGVGIHYGPVVMGTVGSDDRMDTTVIGDSVNIACRLEALAPKYGADIIVSAQVLEGMGDKFPVKTRLLDWVRVKGRKAPIQIYEVLSHLPHQQQEERFSVQSKIAAGLACRIDKEWDLAIAHFEAALAIFPQDSLAKHHIDVCRIYQNMLLPDDWDGALTIQ, from the coding sequence TTGACGTCGACGGATTGGTTACTACTAAGTGTATTATTTTTAGTTTTTGCTTACAGTGTTGTCGTTACCGCTGTGCTGGTAAAGTATCGCCGGCACAGACTTAATAGACTTATTTACCGACAGCGACGTAAAGCAAAGTTAAAATCAGATTCCTCAGCCGAACAGCATAATCAACACGTTGCTGATGAAGCGTTAAGATTATCTCAAGCCTTTCAAAAATTTGTTCCTCAACAGTTTATCGACCATATCACTAAAACCGGCTCAGGCCATATTGAGCTTGGTTATGCCGATGAGCAGGATGTAGCTATCCTTTTCTGCGACATTCGCGGTTTTACCGGCTTATCAGAAAAAATGCGCCCACAGGAGCTTATGGGGTTTCTCAACTCGTATTTCCTACGTATGAATAAACCAATTCACGAGAACGGCGGGTTTATTGATAAGTTTATCGGCGATGCCATGATGGCATTGTTTGATCATCCAGGTGGTACCCCGCAAGATAAAGCTATTGACGCAATTAACGCTGCGATGGAATTACGCAAAACCCTCGATTTTTACAATATTCGTCGTAAGCGTAAGGGCTTTGTTCCCATTAATGTGGGTGTGGGAATACACTATGGGCCTGTGGTAATGGGAACGGTAGGTTCTGATGACAGAATGGATACCACTGTTATTGGCGACAGCGTTAATATTGCTTGTCGTTTAGAAGCACTAGCGCCAAAGTACGGGGCTGACATTATTGTCAGTGCACAAGTACTTGAAGGAATGGGGGACAAGTTCCCTGTTAAAACGCGGCTTCTTGACTGGGTTCGGGTAAAAGGCCGCAAAGCCCCAATCCAAATTTATGAGGTGCTAAGCCATTTACCACATCAACAGCAGGAAGAACGGTTTTCAGTTCAATCTAAAATTGCCGCCGGCCTAGCCTGTAGAATTGATAAAGAGTGGGATTTGGCTATAGCGCACTTTGAAGCGGCGTTAGCTATTTTTCCTCAAGACTCCTTGGCGAAGCACCATATCGATGTGTGTCGTATATATCAAAACATGCTGCTGCCAGATGACTGGGATGGCGCCTTAACTATACAGTAA
- the hemL gene encoding glutamate-1-semialdehyde 2,1-aminomutase, with product MQKSEVLFTRAQKTIPGGVNSPVRAFKAVGGTPRFITKADGPYMWDADGKQYIDYVQSWGPMVLGHNNPQIRQAVIDASEFGLSFGAPTEAEIIMAETVSKLVPSMEMVRMVNSGTEATMSAIRLSRGYTGRNKIVKFEGCYHGHADSLLVKAGSGALTMGVPSSPGVPANVAEHTLTVEYNSIESVKNVFKAHGNDIACIIVEPVAGNMNCIPPVEGFLEGLRDVCDEYGSLLIFDEVMTGFRVSRGGAQERYGIKPDLTCLGKVIGGGMPVGCFGGRRDILTHIAPTGPVYQAGTLSGNPVAMAAGLAAMQQIQEEGLYEGIFENTQALADGMQALANKHGIKLSTNVAGSMFGIFFTDIERVTNYQQAINCNTEQFNKFYHGMLEQGVYLAPASYEAGFVSKAHDKDIIAKTLEAADKVFAMLK from the coding sequence ATGCAAAAATCTGAAGTCCTTTTTACCCGCGCCCAAAAAACCATTCCTGGCGGTGTTAATTCACCCGTTCGCGCTTTTAAAGCCGTTGGCGGAACACCTCGTTTTATTACCAAGGCTGATGGCCCTTACATGTGGGACGCCGATGGTAAACAGTATATCGATTACGTGCAATCGTGGGGCCCCATGGTATTGGGTCATAATAATCCACAAATTCGACAAGCGGTCATCGATGCCTCTGAATTCGGTCTTTCATTCGGTGCACCTACCGAAGCTGAAATCATTATGGCTGAAACGGTAAGTAAATTGGTGCCGTCAATGGAAATGGTACGCATGGTAAATTCAGGCACTGAAGCCACCATGTCCGCTATTCGTTTATCTCGCGGCTACACGGGTCGCAATAAAATCGTTAAATTTGAAGGCTGTTATCACGGACATGCCGACTCGTTGCTAGTAAAAGCGGGGTCAGGGGCATTGACCATGGGAGTGCCGAGTTCTCCTGGTGTACCTGCTAACGTGGCCGAGCACACCTTAACGGTTGAATATAACAGTATAGAAAGTGTAAAGAATGTATTTAAGGCTCACGGAAACGACATTGCCTGTATAATTGTTGAGCCAGTTGCTGGTAATATGAACTGCATTCCACCTGTTGAAGGCTTTTTAGAAGGTCTTCGTGATGTGTGTGACGAATACGGTAGCCTTCTGATATTTGATGAAGTGATGACAGGTTTTCGGGTATCACGCGGTGGAGCACAAGAACGTTACGGCATAAAGCCAGACCTAACTTGCTTAGGTAAAGTGATTGGCGGCGGAATGCCGGTAGGTTGTTTCGGGGGTAGACGAGACATTCTTACTCATATTGCGCCTACCGGCCCGGTTTATCAGGCCGGTACCTTGTCAGGTAATCCCGTAGCCATGGCTGCAGGTTTAGCTGCCATGCAACAGATTCAGGAAGAAGGCCTTTACGAAGGCATCTTTGAAAATACCCAAGCACTTGCTGATGGCATGCAAGCCCTTGCCAACAAGCACGGTATTAAACTAAGTACTAATGTTGCCGGCAGTATGTTTGGGATATTCTTCACGGACATTGAGCGCGTGACTAATTATCAGCAGGCCATTAACTGCAATACAGAGCAGTTCAACAAATTTTATCACGGCATGTTGGAGCAAGGTGTTTACTTGGCACCTGCCTCATACGAAGCTGGATTTGTATCTAAAGCGCATGATAAGGACATCATTGCGAAAACTTTAGAAGCCGCTGACAAGGTGTTTGCAATGCTTAAATAA
- a CDS encoding Dyp-type peroxidase — MTQPQKGICAEPNLHAQYLLLNVIDDDSEAVRAKLARVLDIFEHFESEHYEAMVTGVVAIGTGYWTEVYPGLIPVELMPFPDMQCEDRSAPTMPCDLFIQIRADRLDICHAIGIEVMDLLRLHVEMVEQIRGFRYLDGRDLTGYLYAADNPRGMKRREVAIVNENDPDFSGGSYLHVQRYKHDLRRWHSLSSRQQEQVMGTTQQHNLVSAEQSESSHSVRANIITTESGKAGLIKQGMPYGDMVSQGLMFVSCSASARPFKAMLHSQIYGNGDGDYDRWLDFTNAETGAAFFAPSVTFIREQAKNIESE, encoded by the coding sequence ATGACACAACCACAAAAAGGGATTTGCGCAGAACCTAATTTACATGCGCAATATTTACTGCTTAACGTTATTGATGACGATAGTGAGGCGGTAAGGGCGAAGCTTGCCCGCGTGTTAGATATATTCGAACACTTTGAGTCTGAGCATTACGAAGCTATGGTGACCGGTGTTGTGGCTATTGGAACTGGCTATTGGACTGAAGTGTACCCAGGCTTAATTCCAGTAGAATTGATGCCTTTCCCTGATATGCAATGTGAAGATAGAAGTGCGCCTACTATGCCCTGTGATTTGTTTATTCAAATTAGGGCTGACCGTTTAGATATCTGCCATGCTATCGGCATCGAGGTCATGGATTTACTCCGATTACATGTAGAAATGGTAGAGCAAATTCGTGGTTTTCGTTACCTTGATGGACGGGATCTTACCGGGTACTTGTATGCCGCAGATAACCCTCGTGGAATGAAGCGCAGAGAGGTTGCCATCGTCAATGAAAACGATCCTGATTTTAGCGGTGGAAGTTATCTACACGTACAGCGCTACAAGCATGACTTACGCCGTTGGCACAGTCTTTCATCACGGCAGCAAGAACAGGTGATGGGGACCACTCAGCAGCATAACTTGGTGAGTGCTGAACAGTCTGAATCTTCTCATAGTGTTCGCGCCAATATAATTACCACTGAAAGTGGTAAGGCGGGGCTGATTAAACAAGGTATGCCATATGGCGATATGGTGTCGCAAGGGCTAATGTTCGTGAGTTGTTCGGCCAGTGCTAGGCCCTTTAAAGCCATGCTACATAGCCAAATATACGGCAATGGTGATGGAGATTATGACCGCTGGTTAGATTTCACCAACGCGGAAACTGGCGCTGCCTTTTTTGCGCCATCCGTTACCTTTATTCGCGAACAGGCGAAAAATATAGAATCTGAATAG
- a CDS encoding TetR/AcrR family transcriptional regulator translates to MPEQKNKRQGRPKSEEKHNLILHSASCLFIENGFANTSMDNIAKASGVSKQTVYSHFDNKDALFKAAITKKCQSYQLDTNLLMQGTNANLPLNHYLKQVGTQFIRLIQDPEAVAVFRLVIGEAQSTPHVAKLFYDAGPGASIEAFSEVFFFYGKGALTKANSVQLAIDFCSLLQSDFHNKLLCGVQEAMLNEAIGAHVEIAVEKTLLLFNTYCTNKDE, encoded by the coding sequence TTGCCTGAACAAAAAAACAAACGACAAGGCCGCCCCAAAAGCGAAGAAAAACATAACCTTATTCTTCATTCAGCGTCGTGTTTATTTATCGAAAATGGTTTCGCTAATACCTCAATGGATAATATTGCTAAGGCGTCTGGGGTATCAAAACAAACGGTTTATTCTCACTTCGATAATAAAGATGCCTTGTTTAAGGCCGCTATTACGAAGAAATGCCAATCTTACCAACTAGATACCAATCTATTGATGCAAGGCACGAATGCTAACCTTCCGCTAAACCATTATTTAAAGCAGGTAGGTACGCAGTTCATCAGGTTGATACAAGATCCAGAGGCGGTTGCTGTTTTCCGATTGGTCATTGGTGAAGCGCAAAGCACACCTCATGTGGCAAAACTATTTTATGATGCTGGACCTGGTGCATCGATAGAGGCCTTCTCTGAAGTCTTCTTCTTTTATGGTAAAGGCGCGCTAACGAAAGCTAACAGTGTGCAGTTGGCCATAGACTTTTGCTCGTTGTTACAAAGCGACTTTCACAACAAATTGCTGTGCGGTGTTCAAGAGGCAATGCTTAATGAAGCAATTGGCGCTCATGTAGAAATTGCTGTCGAGAAAACCTTACTGCTATTTAATACTTATTGTACAAATAAAGACGAATAA
- a CDS encoding efflux RND transporter permease subunit: MNPMLFDTDKKYPWYTLFYRRPHLLVLSLVILLVAGMSALGNLPRLEDPRIDTRNALVITSYPGASAERVEALVSDVIEDKLREIFEIKEVKSTSRAGISVINIETQDWIDSSSNEQLFSEIRDAIGEASAGFPEGAGSPIFDEKRGATAFTLLLALKASHPDTTSLTLTGRLAEELTDRLRNVHGTELVRIYGAPEEEISVSISPDKLAATGLNLGQVSNIISNADPKLPAGVLDTESTNLRFTVAKGLDGVAMVSAIPLANQDGRYLRVEDVATVSHGYVTPRSDIGVLDGEEVIFVAARMQTSLRADVWTNDALTVVDSFNREFKGTVTADIAFEQNKYTGNRLAELSGNLLMGCAVVMFVILLFMGFKASWIVGLALPLCASFALFSLNFYNEQIHQMSIFGMIIAIGLLIDNAIVITDEIRINLQDPSATRVGAMAKSVSHLFAPLLASTLTTILGFMPIFLLNGNIGDFVGPIAISVVMALIGSLFISLTVIAALAARFLPKGEQAENMANKHWWQVGLQAPKLSQAFRVHLAAWIARPILVLPLVLVFCISGFVLSGTLANVFFPSADRDQFEVYMWTKEGSSIGNTLAYTHKVDSVIRENEGVKQVTWLVGGSAPSVYYNQIMTRDNLPNFSNAVVTTHTVEEAAKLIGRLQHHLDDTFPEVQIVVRAFGQGPPIAAPVEVEIFGPDLDILNELGQQVRFLMSSVPGISQSTASITMGEPELNVDASSDTLSYLGLSLSDLASQMQINFSGLAGGSVLESTEEIPVRVRLSDSFRQDVAGINSMPIPVAGDSSANSAINWSSLGAVASLTLAPSISSITRQDGERVNRIQAYLLPNVPPVDASNTLRQKLNDSLVLPEGYRIHLAGDADEQQRAMGQLGTYAPVLLVLMLTTLILTFTSLRMAGVIVLVAILSVGLGMFSLWLSGLPIGFNPLLGSAGLIGVAINGSIVVIAAINANAEAKHGNIAAIVQETMGCSRHILSTTFTTVGGLIPLLLFSEGSFWPPLAVVLAGGVGFSVILSLVFTPTVVAAFQRYRYRHLA, translated from the coding sequence ATGAACCCTATGCTATTTGATACCGATAAAAAGTACCCATGGTATACCTTATTCTATCGACGACCTCACTTACTCGTTTTAAGCTTAGTGATATTGCTCGTTGCGGGCATGTCTGCGCTAGGTAATTTACCGCGCTTAGAAGACCCTAGAATTGATACCCGAAATGCCCTTGTGATCACGTCCTACCCAGGGGCTTCGGCTGAGCGGGTGGAAGCGCTTGTCAGTGATGTAATAGAAGATAAGCTACGTGAAATCTTTGAAATAAAGGAAGTTAAATCTACCTCAAGAGCTGGTATTTCAGTCATTAATATTGAAACCCAAGATTGGATTGATAGCAGCAGTAACGAACAGTTATTCAGTGAAATACGAGACGCTATAGGCGAAGCATCAGCAGGTTTTCCAGAAGGCGCAGGTTCGCCTATATTCGATGAAAAGCGCGGTGCCACTGCATTTACATTATTGTTAGCATTAAAAGCGTCGCACCCTGATACCACATCACTTACCCTTACGGGGCGGTTAGCGGAAGAACTCACCGATAGACTTCGTAATGTACACGGCACCGAGTTGGTACGTATTTATGGTGCCCCCGAAGAAGAAATTAGCGTAAGTATCTCCCCAGATAAACTCGCGGCAACCGGCCTAAACCTTGGGCAAGTCAGCAATATCATTAGTAACGCCGATCCTAAACTTCCTGCAGGTGTGCTGGACACTGAAAGCACAAATTTACGCTTCACAGTCGCGAAAGGGTTGGATGGGGTGGCGATGGTGTCTGCTATCCCGCTGGCGAATCAAGATGGTCGTTATTTACGTGTAGAAGACGTTGCAACGGTATCCCATGGGTATGTGACCCCTCGTTCTGACATTGGTGTGCTTGATGGAGAGGAAGTTATCTTCGTTGCTGCCCGTATGCAAACCTCGCTACGTGCCGATGTGTGGACCAACGATGCGCTAACCGTGGTTGATAGTTTCAATCGGGAATTTAAAGGCACGGTAACAGCCGACATTGCTTTTGAGCAGAATAAATATACCGGCAATCGCTTAGCCGAACTATCAGGCAACCTATTAATGGGTTGTGCGGTAGTCATGTTTGTTATATTACTCTTTATGGGGTTTAAAGCATCGTGGATAGTGGGGTTAGCGCTTCCGTTATGTGCGTCATTTGCGTTGTTCTCTCTTAACTTTTACAACGAGCAAATTCACCAAATGTCCATCTTCGGCATGATCATCGCCATTGGACTATTAATCGATAACGCCATTGTTATTACCGATGAAATTAGGATCAATTTACAAGACCCATCAGCCACTCGGGTTGGTGCAATGGCCAAAAGTGTCTCTCACCTTTTTGCGCCCTTACTGGCCTCTACACTTACCACCATATTGGGCTTCATGCCTATTTTTCTGCTAAACGGTAACATTGGGGATTTTGTTGGGCCTATTGCTATAAGCGTGGTGATGGCACTAATCGGCTCGTTGTTTATATCGCTGACAGTAATTGCAGCATTAGCCGCTCGCTTTCTCCCTAAAGGTGAACAGGCTGAAAATATGGCGAATAAACATTGGTGGCAAGTGGGGTTACAAGCCCCTAAATTAAGCCAAGCGTTTCGCGTACATTTAGCCGCGTGGATTGCACGACCGATTTTAGTCTTACCTTTAGTGCTTGTGTTTTGTATCTCGGGTTTTGTACTTTCAGGTACGTTGGCAAACGTATTTTTCCCCAGCGCTGATAGAGACCAGTTCGAAGTTTATATGTGGACGAAAGAGGGCAGTAGCATAGGCAACACACTCGCTTACACCCACAAAGTCGACAGTGTTATTCGCGAAAACGAAGGGGTTAAACAAGTGACATGGTTAGTAGGAGGTTCTGCTCCTTCAGTGTATTACAACCAAATCATGACACGTGATAATTTACCCAACTTTTCCAATGCCGTTGTAACAACGCATACGGTAGAAGAGGCGGCCAAATTAATTGGACGTTTGCAACATCATCTTGATGATACCTTCCCTGAAGTTCAAATTGTGGTGCGTGCATTTGGACAAGGTCCGCCTATTGCTGCGCCGGTAGAAGTAGAAATTTTCGGGCCCGATTTAGACATATTGAATGAATTAGGTCAGCAAGTTCGATTTTTAATGTCATCAGTACCCGGTATTTCCCAATCTACAGCCAGTATCACCATGGGTGAGCCAGAACTTAATGTTGATGCCTCAAGCGATACATTGTCCTACCTTGGCTTGAGCCTTTCCGATTTAGCGAGTCAGATGCAAATTAACTTTTCAGGGCTTGCTGGTGGTTCAGTTTTGGAAAGCACGGAAGAAATTCCTGTGCGCGTAAGATTATCAGATAGCTTCCGACAAGATGTGGCGGGCATAAACTCCATGCCTATTCCGGTGGCAGGAGACAGTTCAGCAAATAGCGCTATAAACTGGTCGTCGTTAGGTGCAGTGGCTTCGTTAACACTAGCACCGTCTATCAGCAGTATTACTCGACAAGATGGCGAGCGGGTCAATCGTATTCAGGCTTACCTTTTGCCGAATGTGCCCCCCGTTGATGCCAGTAACACGTTAAGACAGAAGCTAAACGACAGCTTAGTGTTGCCAGAAGGGTATCGTATTCACCTTGCAGGGGATGCAGATGAACAACAACGGGCAATGGGCCAGTTGGGGACTTATGCACCGGTACTTCTTGTGCTCATGCTGACTACTCTCATTCTAACCTTTACGAGCTTGCGTATGGCGGGGGTGATTGTATTGGTAGCGATACTGTCAGTAGGGCTTGGCATGTTTAGTTTATGGTTATCAGGCTTACCGATTGGCTTTAACCCCCTATTAGGCTCTGCTGGGTTAATCGGGGTTGCGATAAATGGCTCCATCGTGGTTATTGCGGCGATAAATGCAAACGCAGAGGCTAAACATGGAAATATCGCTGCAATCGTGCAAGAAACCATGGGGTGTAGTCGACACATACTTTCCACCACCTTTACCACGGTGGGTGGGTTAATCCCGTTATTGCTCTTCAGTGAAGGAAGCTTCTGGCCGCCTCTTGCTGTCGTGCTGGCCGGTGGCGTGGGCTTCTCTGTCATATTATCGTTAGTGTTTACCCCCACCGTGGTGGCAGCATTTCAGCGCTACCGCTATCGACATCTGGCCTAA
- a CDS encoding efflux RND transporter periplasmic adaptor subunit, translated as MTIESTEQGKGASTALYAAIAIFVVGLTLLLFAAGLNGATQKLAEHPLTAVSTKRVTVQNGFEMPVKIYGLIESPKAADVSFDTSGQVIAIFADEGDTVQKGDVLAKLDNDRLSARLVELNATLERTRADLTLAELSEKRVTVLVEEKLESSQRLDEVKANTAAASAQVKEIEANIDSLDVEQAKTELLAPFSGTISARYFDEGSVVAAGAALLSLTSDAPLQARFAVPADMVSLFRVGEKVALNVDALNIEATVSQLSPVRNRQTRTVDILVNLSSNAGLRPGDLATLIGQRHGDSNGSWIPASALSNGLRGLWRVFVVTEQETLNLESRTVEVIYTGGERAFVRGALSEGDRLVTSGTHKLSPGQAVKLSEGDVNSADGVTR; from the coding sequence ATGACAATTGAGTCTACTGAACAAGGAAAAGGGGCATCGACAGCACTGTATGCTGCTATCGCTATCTTCGTTGTTGGTTTAACGCTTCTGCTGTTTGCTGCCGGGCTAAATGGCGCGACACAAAAACTTGCCGAGCATCCACTTACTGCGGTTTCAACTAAGCGCGTTACGGTACAAAACGGTTTTGAAATGCCGGTGAAAATTTATGGACTCATTGAATCTCCCAAAGCGGCGGATGTGTCTTTTGATACCAGTGGTCAAGTCATAGCAATTTTCGCTGATGAAGGCGATACGGTTCAAAAAGGTGATGTACTCGCCAAGCTAGACAATGACAGGTTGTCTGCGCGTCTTGTGGAATTAAATGCAACGTTAGAACGTACCCGTGCAGATTTAACGTTAGCAGAGCTCAGTGAAAAACGGGTGACTGTGCTGGTGGAGGAAAAACTAGAATCGTCGCAACGTTTAGATGAAGTGAAAGCCAATACGGCTGCTGCGAGCGCACAGGTAAAAGAAATTGAAGCAAACATTGACAGTCTAGATGTAGAGCAAGCTAAAACAGAATTGCTCGCGCCTTTTTCAGGCACAATCAGTGCGCGTTACTTTGATGAAGGTAGTGTTGTCGCTGCAGGGGCTGCTTTGCTTAGTCTTACCAGCGATGCCCCTTTACAAGCCCGCTTTGCGGTGCCAGCAGATATGGTCTCTCTATTTCGAGTAGGTGAAAAGGTAGCCCTTAATGTTGATGCGTTAAATATTGAAGCAACGGTGAGCCAACTTTCTCCTGTACGCAACAGACAAACCCGTACTGTTGATATTCTGGTTAATTTATCGAGTAATGCTGGCTTACGACCGGGCGATCTTGCCACCTTGATAGGGCAACGTCACGGCGATAGCAACGGCAGTTGGATACCTGCTAGTGCGCTTAGCAATGGTTTACGAGGGCTATGGCGCGTGTTCGTAGTGACAGAACAAGAGACGCTTAACCTTGAAAGTAGAACCGTTGAAGTTATTTATACCGGCGGTGAGCGTGCCTTTGTACGCGGCGCATTAAGTGAAGGCGACCGCTTAGTAACAAGTGGAACGCATAAGCTGTCGCCAGGGCAAGCGGTTAAATTGAGTGAGGGTGATGTGAATAGCGCTGATGGAGTAACGCGATGA
- a CDS encoding aspartate carbamoyltransferase, translated as MSDFTGNHILSVNQFDREAIEKVFSVADSMQPYAKRQKRTTVLEGAILGNLFFEPSTRTRVSFGTAFNLLGGEVRETTGMASSALAKGESLYDTARVLSGYSDIIAMRHPAAGSVAEFAEGSRVPVINGGDGANEHPTQALLDLFTIKRELEYHGHGIDGLHIAMIGDLRYGRTVHSLSRLLCLFKNVRFTLISPKELAMPQPIIDAIENAGHQLNITETFEGSLDADICYQTRIQEERFPSQEEANKYRGKFRLNHSIYTRHFQSKTVIMHPLPRDSRIEANELDNDLNLNPNLAIFRQTDNGVLVRMALFALTLGVEELLTKYEREVVWFSNKSNELHAKI; from the coding sequence ATGTCTGACTTTACCGGTAATCATATTCTTTCGGTTAATCAATTCGATCGTGAGGCTATTGAGAAAGTATTCTCAGTTGCTGATTCCATGCAGCCCTATGCGAAACGCCAAAAGCGCACTACTGTGCTTGAAGGCGCCATCCTTGGTAATTTATTTTTCGAACCTAGCACCCGGACTCGCGTCAGTTTCGGCACCGCGTTTAACCTTTTAGGTGGTGAAGTGCGTGAAACCACCGGCATGGCCAGTTCAGCCTTAGCGAAAGGCGAATCACTTTATGATACCGCCCGTGTACTGAGCGGTTACTCAGATATTATTGCCATGCGTCACCCTGCTGCGGGATCGGTAGCCGAGTTTGCAGAAGGCAGTCGTGTACCAGTGATTAACGGTGGTGACGGTGCTAATGAACACCCCACTCAAGCCTTACTCGATTTATTTACCATTAAACGTGAATTGGAATACCATGGCCATGGTATTGATGGTTTGCATATCGCAATGATTGGCGACCTTCGTTACGGTAGAACCGTACACTCGTTGTCTCGCCTTTTATGCTTATTCAAAAATGTGCGCTTCACGCTAATATCGCCTAAAGAATTAGCCATGCCACAGCCAATTATCGATGCGATTGAAAATGCGGGGCATCAGCTTAATATAACGGAAACATTTGAAGGCAGTTTAGATGCCGACATTTGTTATCAAACCCGTATTCAGGAAGAGCGTTTTCCTTCTCAAGAAGAAGCCAATAAATACCGTGGGAAGTTCCGTTTAAACCACTCTATTTATACTCGCCATTTTCAGTCCAAAACTGTCATTATGCATCCACTTCCTCGAGATTCTCGTATAGAGGCTAACGAGCTAGATAACGACCTAAATTTAAATCCAAACCTTGCCATATTCAGACAAACCGACAACGGCGTTCTCGTACGCATGGCGTTATTTGCGCTTACGTTAGGCGTTGAAGAGTTGTTGACTAAATATGAACGTGAAGTGGTATGGTTCAGCAACAAGAGCAATGAATTACATGCAAAAATCTGA